AGAGTTTTGTTGGagtccagatgagagctgaagCACTGAGGCTGGGATTGGTGCTAAAACACTGAAGAAAGTGAACAAAAAGTAGCTGGAAGCATCTacagatgaaggtgatggaCCAGACCTGGCTGCTGCTTTAATAGGAGATGGTCTGGATAATGGAGAGACCACAGATGACCCCTGGTTGAccttcctgttctgctgctgaaatTAACTGAGCAACTTCCCCCCCCACAGATCCCAGCCGCCTCCGACCAGACCGCCATCGATACTTGCAAGGCCAGGGTTGCAGCGCTGGAGGTAGAGGGTCACCGTCAGCACCTGCATCCACGGGGGCTTTCATCCCTCTGATCAGtgacatcaccatcatcgtcaccatcatcaccgcCACCACTAccagcatcatcatcgtcatcttcaccaccaccattatcatcaccatcaccaccagccgTGAAGACTGAGAGAACTGCAGGTTCTGAGGGCATCTGATGGCTAGAATATCAGAGATGTTTGCAGACGGATGGTGAAGAAGCAGCCTGCCCAAATATATTCGTATATTTATACCAGTGCAATGAtccactctgtcccagtatggcCAGTTAAGGTGAAGCCTGTCAGCAGTGTTGACCTGAAAACTTTGGGAAGAATCTGTAGAAGAAGAAGCAATCTGACATAAATGCAGAGACATTCACCATCCTACTGCCCAcctacacccccccacacacacctacacacgcacccacacacacataacaatTTTTAGATTTAGTGATGTAACATTTCCATAAGCATTTATTTCAGATTTCTTGATCACACTATTttcccctcactctctctctctctgtctctgtctctctctcagttGGAGTGTGATAATTTCATCACCGTCATCCAGAAGGTGAACGACACCATGATCGTGTGTGGGACCAACGCTGGGAGCCCCCGCTGCTGGATGCTGGTGAGACTCCAacatctcctgcagcttcacaaAGGCTTTTTTGTTCTAGAAGATGATAAATCCAGTCAGAAATGTTTCCACCAGCCACATGGTGCAAAGCTGTTTCCCATCCTCACTGGTCCAGGGTGTAAGGTTCCGATCTGCccagcacacaggtgacaggTTTGCTCCCCCGCAGGTAAACGACACTGTGCTGACCGACGTCCAGGGCGTACAAATCGCGTCGGCCTCTGACATCTCGCCAGCTTACCCGTCCCAGAGGTCCATCAGCCTGCCTGCAGGTAACGCCTGAAGCTCGTCgcgggtgtgtgggggggctttaGTGGGGACGTCTGACAACTtgagtgttttattttggaCAGAGATGTCTTCATATTCATCTTGATCAAGTTCAGATGAAtttgagcagcagagcgacatCAGTGCCGGTCTCAGGCTCCCTGAAGCAATCTGACTCTTCTTATCAAACTTGATTCAGGACATGCAAATGAATGAGATGATTGGTCTTAAAGtgcctcagatgctgctggagaccgACAAGGAGGACGCGTCTGCTGCATTTTAAGCTCTTTAAAGAAGAAACAACGTGGTGGACGCACATGCTTGAGAATGAGTTTGAAAACATCTGCGACAGATGTGTGGCAGCTGCAGATGATTCAACAGGTTAACTCAGGTTCCAGGAGCAAATACAAGCCTGAAGCTCTTGTTTGTACAGGAAACGGGGAATAGCTAGAAAGGTGCCTGCATCCATCAGtatctgtgcacgtgtgggaCAGATTTCACCCCAGCTGTTGGTGTGTGAGACGGTGGATCTTCTGAGGAACCACCAGAGTTGGTATCAGAGACTGTATGTGGAGCAGTTAGCCtcccaaacacagcagagcagccgtGCACGACTGATGCTGATCAGCTGACAGTCAGAAAATATGCAGCAGGAAGACGGCTGAAGGCAGAGGCAGGTGATTCACAGCATGTCCAGAGGTGACTATGACACCCAGTCCCAGCAGTTTGGGTTAGGCTGGATGATTCTGGATCTGCCTGCAGGGTCTGTTcatgcacacgcgcacgtgtacgcacgcacgcacgcaatcACACAGGCTGCCTCCACAGCAGATGACCGTCTGCTGTATTCCATTTCGTCACTCTGCTATGGAAGCAGAGGTGGTGCAGATGTGACCTTTGCCATTTCTGACAGGACACGTCTTCATGCTGCAGGTCCCTGCATCAGAAATCAGGGCGTGACTTTACGGTGTCTCTAAAATGGGACCTGGAGCCGTTCACCAACccacagatgctcctcagaACGAAGCCCCAGCAGCGATGAGGCAGGCGGTGGGGGCAAAATGCCGTAGATGAACTGCTGGCGAGCAGAATTAGCTCGAGCCGCGGCTTCTCCTCCAGCCGTGGATCGATTGTGGAGGCAATGAGCCGTCACTCCTGCTGCAGTTAACAGCATCCTAATAAGCGCCTCCTCCAATTAAGATGTTGCTGCCACAATTTGAGAAAACGCTCCCCCGACTTCACTGCAACAGAGCGTGAGACCTAAGTGGGCTGTTTGAGCAAGATGGAGCCGAGGCAGCGATTCTGCTTTGatgtcttcttcttcatcctctcctgttttttttccctcctgcgcCGCCGTTGTCTCCATTTTTCCTTTGTGTCTTTGTCTCCTTCAGCCTCAGTCAgtcctctgtgttgcttcatgtTTTCTCCTGCCTGTCTGAACCGTGGTAACCTcttttcctgtcctccctgctcaccccctcctcacccgccctcttctctctgtctcagaTGGGAGTCTATATTCTGCCATGTCGTCGGCAACAGGTCACGCCGGCTCGATCCGTCGTACGTTTGGCTCCCAGAAACTCCTGAAGACGGAGAACGTTTGGCTGCTGAGTGAGTAGGAGGGGGGAGTCGTGCAGAAGCTGGAAAGGTTTAGGCTAATGAATATGAAGAAGGTGGGCGTTACGCTCTCTAAATCACCCGTGAGCAATACCATAGGGACAAACAACATGTAGGTGTATTCCAAACAATTATGTGTCATTTTTAAGAGTAAAATATCAACAACCTCTAATACTTTCCTTAATTATCTTAATGCGTGCATTTAAAGGTCAGTTGATAACGGTTGTATCTTTAAAAGACGAACGACCTGATGGTTGAATAAGAACTGAGCCTGCTCATCACCAGATCCACAGTTTGCTGGTGCCGCCGTAATTCCGTCCGACCAGAAGTTGAAGGAGGAGATGTACTTCCTCTTCAGCGAGTTCAACAAGACGGCCCGAGTGGACGAGGAGCCGTACAGGGCTCGCATCGGACGGGTTTGCACGGTGAGAACGGTTGCGCGGTTTTGCACCTCACACGTGGCCACCGGGAGGAAGCATCtgtgctgcagcaacaggaagcagctaaCACAGCATCGCTCATGTGCTCCTGTTATATTCAGGTAGATGAAGGTGGCATTAAAGCCCTGTTGGCGGACTCGTGGACCACCTTCATGAAGGCCCGGGTCATGTGCGgtgcaggaaacacacagcagcagtacAACAACCTGAAGCAGGCAGTGGTGCTGACGGAGCAGGACCAGAGGGCCGGAGTCCTGTACGGTCTCTTTTCTAACGCCTGGTGAGTTCTGACTGGATTTTCAGGCTTCGTGCCATTAAATTGTTTCTATGCACATTTAGATTTTTAACCGTGGGTGGAAATGGTTCGTTTTTCTGTTCACGTCCGTCACTCCGAGAGGTGGGTGAACCTCGtctttcctctgcttctgaGCTAGTGTTCAGTGAGAGCTGACTGATTCCAGAAGCTAATGTTCAGCTGTAGTCCATCCATCTCTGTAACAGCCTGTCAGTGTGAAGGCTGTGCAGCCTCCTCAATAAGATACCGGAAGAATGGATGGAAGAATCCGACTCTTCATTTTTCTAAGCCTTGATCAGCTGCGGGATCCTTGAGCGACGACAGCGAAGGAGGAACCTGTTACAGATTTAGAGATATAGAGGAAGACGCTCAAGCAACTAGAGTTTTTACCAAATTAGCAGTCCTCATTGACCAATAGGGATTCATCTGCAAATATAGAACACAAGAAAGAACATTTCTAATTAACTGTCCAATAGTGACCCAGATTCAAAGAGTGACGAGCTAATGCGTGGACATGTGCCGGGGCAGTAGTTGCACTGCTCAGGCCCCTTTtttatgtgctgtgtgtgtaattgtcctcctctgccctcttTCAGGGGCAGAAAGGTGATTTGTGCTTACTCCATTAAGGACATTGACCAGGCCTTCTCCACCTCCAAACTGAAGGGCTACAGCAGTCCCTTCATCGGCAGTCGCCCTGGAACGGTGACCAGCTCATGACTGTTATTCCAGATTACTGGAGCTATTTTAGGGAAAAGGAAACTATATTGAGCTTCCTGTCCAAGGTCAATACGCGGTACGCTCAACAGTCCAGCCTCATCTGACTATCGCTTCCTTTCCCAGTGCGTCCGCAAAAACTCCACCCCAGGAGGACCCAGCGACATCAAGAACCTCGGAGTGATCAGGTACCACCCAGAGATTGAGGATGTGATCCGACCCAATGGGGTGGCCCCACTCGACCTGCCCACTGACGATCAGATTACCCACATGGTTGCGGACATCGTGCTGGCGGTCAATGATGAGCACTACAGTGTCCTGTACCTgggaacaggtgtgtgtgtgtttacatattATGCTGCAGTGCACCACTGTATGAGGCTtgatgctgccttcactgacagCAGTTTTCCTCACCGCTGTGTCTTTGCTGCACCAATCAAACCAAGCTGAGCCATCAGATTCTTCGGGTCTCTCTTCACGATGCTGCTCAGGTCCTAAAATGCAATTAGATTGTCAAAGCAACGCTGAAAAATCCACCAAGCATTTCAATTTTCCAAAATGTCTTTGACTTGCTTCCTTTGGGTTTTAACAAATAATTCAGGCAAATGGAACATATGTGTAATgtttcttccccctcttctgGCCAATGTTCCCCTTAAATCTGGGTCAAACCCATTTTAGCTCTGACATATTTCAGACATGAAATCACAGGGAACAGTTCAGGAGAGGCTGACCCGCTCTGTATCGACGCTAAATAGCTGTGGTGGGACTACAGGTCTTTACAGGCAGCATCCAGCACAGCTGGCTCTCACTGTAAAGACCCCTGAACTGGTCCGATAAGGTGATGTAAGAGGCCCTCCTGGtctggtggaggcaggagaagcAACAGCTCCATGGTGGGCTGTTGCTAAAGAGCAAGCTCAGCCGTTTCTGCAGACTAGAGACCAGCAACAACCAGACCCACTGATGAAGAACTGGCTAACAGACTCAGCCAACATCAGAAATACTGTCCTGGGGAGTGTTTGTCATGTCTCCTACACATTGTTAAGAACATTTATCCCCGTGGAAACTCTCACTTCTTTTAGTTTAGCTTCATTTTAGAGAGACAGTTTGGGTTTGAGGGAAAAATTATCTtcccacatttaaaaaaaaccccttttAATCAGCACAATTGAGCCATATCAATGCTTTCAGCTGCACAATCAAAGGCTGTTAATTAAGGCTCTGGCTGTGAAACTGAGGTCACTGCAGCGAGGAAATTCAAATTCAAGCAAAGTAGAAAAACAGCACAAGGTCAAAATCTGTCACAGATCTGCTGAAATGATTCTGGCTCCGTTTGATCGCAGCACCAACGCCGAGGCGCCATCGGCTGCTACCCATAGCTCTCCCTGCAAAAATTGCCTTGTGCCTCGGAgagatcaccatggcaaccatcacAAGTCATATGCTGGTGCGCGCACGAGCGTCTCAGCACGCTGAAAGTTCGCAGGAAGATGAGAGATTACGAACGCTCTTTCTTCTGCATCCTGTCGTGCTTGTCAAGCATCAGCGTCTCTGCGTGTATTTTTAAAACGGAAAATGTTAAAAGGGTTGGAAAAAAGGCAGCACGAGGacgatgatgatgttgatgatgatgatgatgatgagggccCCCTGCGTGGGGGCAGTAATGACGATCTGCTGGCACGTATCTGCGTCCAGAGTTCTGGCTCCTCCTCTATGCTTCTACTTTTGTCTGTGgtaaaacataaaacaacattttctgaTGGCGTCTGTCTCCCTTAGCTCAGTGTTGCTTCAGTGTCTGGGGACACCGCTGATAAATATTCACAGGCTCGTAGCCGGTCATCAGCCTGAGtcatgaacgtgtgtgtgtggacgggtGAAATCCAGCCGAGGGAGCGAGGCAGATGCACAGGCAGGTCACCCTGATGGATGTGAGTTCTATCAGATTAAACTaaccagaggagcagaaatggcGAGCTGGGGTCCAGTAAAATGGCAGCAGACGTGCTCCAGGTAGCCCTGGGAGATTATTCTTCCAGAGTGATGGAAAATCCAATAAATATCCTCCACAAAAGGCGAGCTAAGAGACTCAGGTGCATCATTATTCTCAgtgcaggagaaggaggctgATATTAGTGTGGTCGCCTGGAGAGAAAAGCTCTCAGAGCGTTCATGAAGGAAAAGAGCCACAAAACATCACAGCCTTGGTGCCTTTGGGTAACTTCCAAGGAACCTTTATTTTGGTTAAAAAAGAAACTGAATGGAACATTCCAATCAgatgttcttttatttgttcCTTCAGTAAGAATCCTGAGCAGGTGCAGAGTTCTAATGGAAATAATAGACTAATTAAGGCCATCAGTGCCGCTGATATTAAAATGCCACTATCGTCCTGACATTTGTGCTCAGAGATAAACAgccaaagcatcagtggagcgcTGGACCGATTCCTGAAGGTAACAGTGAACAGTGTCGTACTGCAGGTGTGATTGGACACAGTCATCAGGGTGCCAGTAGCTGCTAGCTTAGGCTCAAACCAGGCTTCTGAAGAAACCAGTGAAGAAACCGTTAACAGAGAAACACAGCAGCCACAAGAAACTCAAACAGCCTTTAATTTAACAGCCTACTCAGGTAAATTTAAATCCAGACTGAAGCGGGGGGGGGTTGACCTCTTTTGGAGCTATGAAAGAGCCGATGAGTGGCTCCTTTTTCCACTGTTTGCTCCTCTGAGACTCAGAAATGTGCACTTAAAGCAGAGGGAGTCAGCAGAGGGAGTCGGCTGTGGGCGCCGTGACGAGGGCACCTTGGTGCGCCGTTCAGAAAAGTGGAATTACTCATCTAATTTCCTCTGGTCTaatggccccgcccacagacaCATGGAGGGTGTCTCTCAAAAGGACATTACCCAGGACCCAGACGGAGGT
The DNA window shown above is from Takifugu flavidus isolate HTHZ2018 chromosome 10, ASM371156v2, whole genome shotgun sequence and carries:
- the si:ch211-113g11.6 gene encoding semaphorin-7A, which translates into the protein MNSLILLSVFATVAAAKSPRMKFVVHEPSRFHFHKPENYISMYHQEGSDTMYVGGQAVIYVLTFTNRGIRDLQIPAASDQTAIDTCKARVAALELECDNFITVIQKVNDTMIVCGTNAGSPRCWMLVNDTVLTDVQGVQIASASDISPAYPSQRSISLPADGSLYSAMSSATGHAGSIRRTFGSQKLLKTENVWLLNPQFAGAAVIPSDQKLKEEMYFLFSEFNKTARVDEEPYRARIGRVCTVDEGGIKALLADSWTTFMKARVMCGAGNTQQQYNNLKQAVVLTEQDQRAGVLYGLFSNAWGRKVICAYSIKDIDQAFSTSKLKGYSSPFIGSRPGTCVRKNSTPGGPSDIKNLGVIRYHPEIEDVIRPNGVAPLDLPTDDQITHMVADIVLAVNDEHYSVLYLGTEQGKVLKVLHFREGVFIISQYSLFHNEGPVLNMAVDSQKGHLYIGTAMEVQQLPLADCGRYGDTCRECILSRDPYCGWDWARRRCIAIPPGYNVTTGALIQNLDSSNSSVCGEAAALKLRRTSPKEVKVQSNTTIFLPCPVRSFHATYRWEKDNCLKNYPCILSGDFCVLGPVVDTPLREGVFRCMATEDGFKVEVISFRLVNNGPFLAASLASSLGLSLLLAVATLWLH